A stretch of Planococcus citri chromosome 5, ihPlaCitr1.1, whole genome shotgun sequence DNA encodes these proteins:
- the Nt5c gene encoding 5'-nucleotidase domain-containing protein 3 isoform X2, translated as MVSTSKYKYVILQSMKSTQSYKLVRLLARNIRGDGDGDGGILRVKCIGAMNGGRQWQWQRQRQRRYCTTSSHQTLAQHYTNTKQLCESKKLPPDVNVEGVFACNQLDLSEIQVYGFDYDYTLACYKPAMGYILYNLGRDLLVNKYKYPVGISELEYDPSFAVRGLHYDIEKGILMKLDSFLQIELRCVYKGLTKIPENEVLKLYKSRKVPIKFIDTNLQSKHVAPKMYQLADLFSVPEMSLLCNISEYFEQNQIHYHPEILFQDVKTCVGLSHVKMHHLVSKDTQTFLEKNVELEEYLKTLLSVGKKLFLITNSPFRFVDNGMKLLLGDKWEDYFDVIIVEARKPRFFTDESRPLRIYDKTTHTNLWDKVTALRKGHIYYQGTINNLLELTGWKGPEVLYFGDHPYTDLADVTLEHGWRTGAILSELTHEIRTLNTEKFKSTCNWLQMLTQLIEEQQDSRLPDAAVHLAEWQMECNQLRELAKSLFNKQFGSVFRTHSSPTYFSRRLFRFADIYTSSVTNLMRRSVHHTFYPRRGVMPHEYASYFV; from the exons AtggtaagtacgagtaagtacaagTACGTAATTCTACAAAGTATGAAATCGACACAGAGTTACAAACTCGTAAGGCTGCTAGCTCGCAATATCAgaggcgatggcgatggcgacgGCGGCATTTTGCGAGTAAAATGCATCGGCGCTATGAACGGCGGGCGGCAGTGGCAGTGGCAGCGGCAGCGACAGCGGCGATATTGCACGACGAGTTCTCACCAAACATTAGCGCAACACTACACCAACACGAAGCAACTGTGCGAAT CCAAGAAATTGCCACCCGATGTGAATGTCGAAGGAGTATTCGCTTGCAATCAATTGGATCTGAGTGAAATTCAAGTGTACGGCTTCGATTACGACTACACGTTGGCTTGCTACAAACCAGCTATGGGATACATTCTGTACAATTTAGGTCGAGATTTACTAGTAAATAAGTACAAA TATCCAGTTGGTATTAGCGAGTTGGAGTACGATCCGTCGTTTGCCGTTCGAGGACTGCATTACGATATAGAAAAAGGTATTCTCATGAAATTGGATTCGTTTTTGCAAATCGAACTCAGATGCGTTTACAAAGGACTGACTAAAATACCAGAAAACGAAGTACTCAAGTTATACAAGAGCAGAAAAGTGCCCATCAAATTTATAGACACCAACTTGCAAAGCAAA CATGTCGCGCCGAAAATGTACCAATTGGCGGATTTATTTTCAGTACCGGAGATGAGTTTACTATGCAACATTTCCGAATATTTCGAACAGAATCAGATCCATTATCATCCGGAAATTTTATTCCAAGATGTCAAG ACTTGCGTCGGATTAAGCCACGTAAAAATGCACCATCTAGTGTCGAAAGACACGCAaacatttttagagaaaaacgTCGAGTTGGAAGAATACCTCAAGACACTGCTCAGCGTCGGAAAGAAGTTATTTTTAATCACCAACAGCCCGTTCAGATTcgt CGATAACGGAATGAAACTGCTGTTGGGCGATAAATGGGAAGATTACTTCGACGTAATCATCGTAGAAGCTAGGAAACCGCGCTTTTTTACTGACGAATCTCGACCGTTGCGCATTTACGATAAAACAACGCACACCAATCTGTGGGATAAAGTGACGGCGCTGCGCAAGGGTCACATCTATTACCAG GGCACGATTAATAATTTGCTGGAATTGACCGGCTGGAAAGGACCCGAAGTGTTATATTTCGGAGATCATCCGTACACGGATTTGGCCGACGTAACTCTGGAGCATGGTTGGAGAACCGGCGCAATTCTCAGCGAACTTACG CACGAAATTCGAACGCTGAATacggaaaaattcaaaagcacgTGTAACTGGCTACAAATGTTGACGCAACTCATCGAGGAACAACAAGACAGCCGCTTGCCGGACGCCGCCGTTCATCTAGCCGAATGGCAAATGGAGTGCAACCAACTCAG AGAACTCGCCAAAAGCTTGTTCAATAAACAGTTCGGCAGCGTATTCAGAACTCACAGCAGTCCGACCTATTTTTCCAGACGATTATTCCGCTTCGCCGACATTTATACGTCTTCGGTGACCAATCTGATGAGACGCTCCGTCCATCATACATTTTATCCTAGAAGAGGAGTTATGCCGCACGAATACGCGTCTTATTTCGTATGA
- the Nt5c gene encoding 5'-nucleotidase domain-containing protein 3 isoform X1, with product MVSTSKYKYVILQSMKSTQSYKLVRLLARNIRGDGDGDGGILRVKCIGAMNGGRQWQWQRQRQRRYCTTSSHQTLAQHYTNTKQLCESKKLPPDVNVEGVFACNQLDLSEIQVYGFDYDYTLACYKPAMGYILYNLGRDLLVNKYKYPVGISELEYDPSFAVRGLHYDIEKGILMKLDSFLQIELRCVYKGLTKIPENEVLKLYKSRKVPIKFIDTNLQSKVSLPSPRLAVFSPLFFTHFVHVSLLQHVAPKMYQLADLFSVPEMSLLCNISEYFEQNQIHYHPEILFQDVKTCVGLSHVKMHHLVSKDTQTFLEKNVELEEYLKTLLSVGKKLFLITNSPFRFVDNGMKLLLGDKWEDYFDVIIVEARKPRFFTDESRPLRIYDKTTHTNLWDKVTALRKGHIYYQGTINNLLELTGWKGPEVLYFGDHPYTDLADVTLEHGWRTGAILSELTHEIRTLNTEKFKSTCNWLQMLTQLIEEQQDSRLPDAAVHLAEWQMECNQLRELAKSLFNKQFGSVFRTHSSPTYFSRRLFRFADIYTSSVTNLMRRSVHHTFYPRRGVMPHEYASYFV from the exons AtggtaagtacgagtaagtacaagTACGTAATTCTACAAAGTATGAAATCGACACAGAGTTACAAACTCGTAAGGCTGCTAGCTCGCAATATCAgaggcgatggcgatggcgacgGCGGCATTTTGCGAGTAAAATGCATCGGCGCTATGAACGGCGGGCGGCAGTGGCAGTGGCAGCGGCAGCGACAGCGGCGATATTGCACGACGAGTTCTCACCAAACATTAGCGCAACACTACACCAACACGAAGCAACTGTGCGAAT CCAAGAAATTGCCACCCGATGTGAATGTCGAAGGAGTATTCGCTTGCAATCAATTGGATCTGAGTGAAATTCAAGTGTACGGCTTCGATTACGACTACACGTTGGCTTGCTACAAACCAGCTATGGGATACATTCTGTACAATTTAGGTCGAGATTTACTAGTAAATAAGTACAAA TATCCAGTTGGTATTAGCGAGTTGGAGTACGATCCGTCGTTTGCCGTTCGAGGACTGCATTACGATATAGAAAAAGGTATTCTCATGAAATTGGATTCGTTTTTGCAAATCGAACTCAGATGCGTTTACAAAGGACTGACTAAAATACCAGAAAACGAAGTACTCAAGTTATACAAGAGCAGAAAAGTGCCCATCAAATTTATAGACACCAACTTGCAAAGCAAAGTGAGTCTTCCATCGCCTCGCCTCGCCGTCttttcccctcttttttttacacatttcgTACACGTTTCACTGTTGCAGCATGTCGCGCCGAAAATGTACCAATTGGCGGATTTATTTTCAGTACCGGAGATGAGTTTACTATGCAACATTTCCGAATATTTCGAACAGAATCAGATCCATTATCATCCGGAAATTTTATTCCAAGATGTCAAG ACTTGCGTCGGATTAAGCCACGTAAAAATGCACCATCTAGTGTCGAAAGACACGCAaacatttttagagaaaaacgTCGAGTTGGAAGAATACCTCAAGACACTGCTCAGCGTCGGAAAGAAGTTATTTTTAATCACCAACAGCCCGTTCAGATTcgt CGATAACGGAATGAAACTGCTGTTGGGCGATAAATGGGAAGATTACTTCGACGTAATCATCGTAGAAGCTAGGAAACCGCGCTTTTTTACTGACGAATCTCGACCGTTGCGCATTTACGATAAAACAACGCACACCAATCTGTGGGATAAAGTGACGGCGCTGCGCAAGGGTCACATCTATTACCAG GGCACGATTAATAATTTGCTGGAATTGACCGGCTGGAAAGGACCCGAAGTGTTATATTTCGGAGATCATCCGTACACGGATTTGGCCGACGTAACTCTGGAGCATGGTTGGAGAACCGGCGCAATTCTCAGCGAACTTACG CACGAAATTCGAACGCTGAATacggaaaaattcaaaagcacgTGTAACTGGCTACAAATGTTGACGCAACTCATCGAGGAACAACAAGACAGCCGCTTGCCGGACGCCGCCGTTCATCTAGCCGAATGGCAAATGGAGTGCAACCAACTCAG AGAACTCGCCAAAAGCTTGTTCAATAAACAGTTCGGCAGCGTATTCAGAACTCACAGCAGTCCGACCTATTTTTCCAGACGATTATTCCGCTTCGCCGACATTTATACGTCTTCGGTGACCAATCTGATGAGACGCTCCGTCCATCATACATTTTATCCTAGAAGAGGAGTTATGCCGCACGAATACGCGTCTTATTTCGTATGA
- the Nt5c gene encoding 5'-nucleotidase domain-containing protein 3 isoform X3, whose amino-acid sequence MGYILYNLGRDLLVNKYKYPVGISELEYDPSFAVRGLHYDIEKGILMKLDSFLQIELRCVYKGLTKIPENEVLKLYKSRKVPIKFIDTNLQSKHVAPKMYQLADLFSVPEMSLLCNISEYFEQNQIHYHPEILFQDVKTCVGLSHVKMHHLVSKDTQTFLEKNVELEEYLKTLLSVGKKLFLITNSPFRFVDNGMKLLLGDKWEDYFDVIIVEARKPRFFTDESRPLRIYDKTTHTNLWDKVTALRKGHIYYQGTINNLLELTGWKGPEVLYFGDHPYTDLADVTLEHGWRTGAILSELTHEIRTLNTEKFKSTCNWLQMLTQLIEEQQDSRLPDAAVHLAEWQMECNQLRELAKSLFNKQFGSVFRTHSSPTYFSRRLFRFADIYTSSVTNLMRRSVHHTFYPRRGVMPHEYASYFV is encoded by the exons ATGGGATACATTCTGTACAATTTAGGTCGAGATTTACTAGTAAATAAGTACAAA TATCCAGTTGGTATTAGCGAGTTGGAGTACGATCCGTCGTTTGCCGTTCGAGGACTGCATTACGATATAGAAAAAGGTATTCTCATGAAATTGGATTCGTTTTTGCAAATCGAACTCAGATGCGTTTACAAAGGACTGACTAAAATACCAGAAAACGAAGTACTCAAGTTATACAAGAGCAGAAAAGTGCCCATCAAATTTATAGACACCAACTTGCAAAGCAAA CATGTCGCGCCGAAAATGTACCAATTGGCGGATTTATTTTCAGTACCGGAGATGAGTTTACTATGCAACATTTCCGAATATTTCGAACAGAATCAGATCCATTATCATCCGGAAATTTTATTCCAAGATGTCAAG ACTTGCGTCGGATTAAGCCACGTAAAAATGCACCATCTAGTGTCGAAAGACACGCAaacatttttagagaaaaacgTCGAGTTGGAAGAATACCTCAAGACACTGCTCAGCGTCGGAAAGAAGTTATTTTTAATCACCAACAGCCCGTTCAGATTcgt CGATAACGGAATGAAACTGCTGTTGGGCGATAAATGGGAAGATTACTTCGACGTAATCATCGTAGAAGCTAGGAAACCGCGCTTTTTTACTGACGAATCTCGACCGTTGCGCATTTACGATAAAACAACGCACACCAATCTGTGGGATAAAGTGACGGCGCTGCGCAAGGGTCACATCTATTACCAG GGCACGATTAATAATTTGCTGGAATTGACCGGCTGGAAAGGACCCGAAGTGTTATATTTCGGAGATCATCCGTACACGGATTTGGCCGACGTAACTCTGGAGCATGGTTGGAGAACCGGCGCAATTCTCAGCGAACTTACG CACGAAATTCGAACGCTGAATacggaaaaattcaaaagcacgTGTAACTGGCTACAAATGTTGACGCAACTCATCGAGGAACAACAAGACAGCCGCTTGCCGGACGCCGCCGTTCATCTAGCCGAATGGCAAATGGAGTGCAACCAACTCAG AGAACTCGCCAAAAGCTTGTTCAATAAACAGTTCGGCAGCGTATTCAGAACTCACAGCAGTCCGACCTATTTTTCCAGACGATTATTCCGCTTCGCCGACATTTATACGTCTTCGGTGACCAATCTGATGAGACGCTCCGTCCATCATACATTTTATCCTAGAAGAGGAGTTATGCCGCACGAATACGCGTCTTATTTCGTATGA
- the LOC135847567 gene encoding metallo-beta-lactamase domain-containing protein 1 isoform X1 — MREITMPSPYSLHILHEGYSRADSTGMDANCTCSLITGPTNIIVDTMTPWDKAILTNGLTKHNVNPDDVKLLVSTHGHSDHIGNNNMFLKAKHIVGFNVSYEHKYFDHSFSYGEELVVDDYVKVIATPGHTLTDVTVLVQTDDLGLVAITGDLFEKEEDLTDESIWMVDACSEAPKLQEINRNKILQMVDHIVPGHGPMFKVTKEMKDRVNNIQNEQHYI; from the exons ATGCGCGAGA TTACCATGCCTTCGCCTTATTCGTTGCATATTCTTCACGAAGGATATTCCAGGGCAGATTCCACCGGTATGGATGCGAATTGTACTTGCTCTCTGATAACTGGGCCTACCAATATTATTGTCGATACGATGACTCCGTGGGATAAAGCGATTCTCACGAATg GATTGACGAAACATAACGTTAACCCGGATGATGTTAAATTACTCGTAAGCACTCACGGACATTCCGATCATATTGGCaataataatatgtttttgaaagcCAAACACATTGTTGGTTTCAACGTGTCGTACGAGCACAAATACTTCGATCATTCTTTTTCGTACG GTGAAGAATTAGTCGTCGACGATTATGTTAAAGTAATAGCAACGCCCGGTCATACGTTGACGGATGTGACAGTATTAGTGCAAACCGATGATTTAGGCTTGGTGGCGATTACAG GTGATctatttgaaaaagaagaagactTGACTGACGAATCAATCTGGATGGTTGACGCGTGTAGCGAAGCGCCGAAACTGCAGGAAATAAATCgcaataaaatattacaaatggTCGACCATATAGTTCCTGGGCATGGGCCAATGTTCAAAGTTACTAAGGAAATGAAAGACCGAGTGAATAATATTCAAAACGAACAGCATTATATCTAA
- the LOC135847567 gene encoding metallo-beta-lactamase domain-containing protein 1 isoform X2: protein MPSPYSLHILHEGYSRADSTGMDANCTCSLITGPTNIIVDTMTPWDKAILTNGLTKHNVNPDDVKLLVSTHGHSDHIGNNNMFLKAKHIVGFNVSYEHKYFDHSFSYGEELVVDDYVKVIATPGHTLTDVTVLVQTDDLGLVAITGDLFEKEEDLTDESIWMVDACSEAPKLQEINRNKILQMVDHIVPGHGPMFKVTKEMKDRVNNIQNEQHYI, encoded by the exons ATGCCTTCGCCTTATTCGTTGCATATTCTTCACGAAGGATATTCCAGGGCAGATTCCACCGGTATGGATGCGAATTGTACTTGCTCTCTGATAACTGGGCCTACCAATATTATTGTCGATACGATGACTCCGTGGGATAAAGCGATTCTCACGAATg GATTGACGAAACATAACGTTAACCCGGATGATGTTAAATTACTCGTAAGCACTCACGGACATTCCGATCATATTGGCaataataatatgtttttgaaagcCAAACACATTGTTGGTTTCAACGTGTCGTACGAGCACAAATACTTCGATCATTCTTTTTCGTACG GTGAAGAATTAGTCGTCGACGATTATGTTAAAGTAATAGCAACGCCCGGTCATACGTTGACGGATGTGACAGTATTAGTGCAAACCGATGATTTAGGCTTGGTGGCGATTACAG GTGATctatttgaaaaagaagaagactTGACTGACGAATCAATCTGGATGGTTGACGCGTGTAGCGAAGCGCCGAAACTGCAGGAAATAAATCgcaataaaatattacaaatggTCGACCATATAGTTCCTGGGCATGGGCCAATGTTCAAAGTTACTAAGGAAATGAAAGACCGAGTGAATAATATTCAAAACGAACAGCATTATATCTAA